The Alicyclobacillus macrosporangiidus CPP55 genome segment TCGTCCGCACGGAAAACTGGAACAACGAGGTCACATATGGCATCTCACAGCCCACCCTTTCCGTTTGATAAGCGATGGCGGCTTCATCTGATGGCGCTTCACCTGCGCGATCGTCTCGCGGTCACGACAACAGGATGCCGTACCAGGGTCGGTTGCCCGGCTCGTGCACGAGGGAGGCGTGCACGTGCTTGAGCTGGGTGTACTCGTCGAGCGCGTACCGGCCGATCTCGCGGCCGAACCCGCTCTGTTTATATCCGCCGAAGGGCGCGTCGCTGCGGAACATGTGCCAGTCGTTGATCCACACCGTGCCGGCCTTCAGATCGCGGGCGATGCGGTAAGCTCGGTTGAGGTCGCGCGTCCAGACGCCGGCGGCCAGGCCGTAGATGGTGTCGTTGGCGAGGCGCACCGCGTCCGCCACGTCGTCGTACGGAATGACCGACAGCACCGGGCCGAAGATCTCCTCCTGCGCGATGGTCATCCGGTTGTCCACATCGGCGAATATGGTCGGTTCGACGAAATAGCCCGCGTCCAACGCCCCGCCGGTGGCCCTCCGTCCGCCACAGACGAGCCGGGCGCCATCCCGCTTGCCAGCTTCGATGTAGGCCAGCACCGTCTTCAGCTGTGCCTCGGACGCGACGGGCCCCATTCCTGTGGCCTCGTCGAGCGGATTGCCGAGCCGAATGCGCGAGGTCAGCCCTGCGAGCCGCTCCAACACCTCGCCGTAAATGGACCGGTGGACAAATGCGCGCGTGCCGCACTCGCAGATCTGGCCGGAGTGCAGGAAGACGCCGAACAGGAGGCCCGGGACGGCCAGCTCCAGGTCCGCGTCGGGGAGCACGATGGCAGGGGACTTGCCGCCCAGCTCCAGCGTGACCCGTTTCACCGACTGGGCGGCCAGCTGCATGATGCGCCGCCCCACTTCCGTCGAACCCGTGAAAGCGACCTTGTCCACCTCAGGATGCTGTACAAGCGCCTCGCCGACCGTGGCTCCCGGTCCCGCGATCACGTTGAAGACCCCGGGTGGCAGGCCCGCCTCTACCGCCAGCTCGGCCAGTTTGAGCGTCGACAGGGGTGTGTTGGACGCTGGTTTCATCACGACGGAATTGCCCATCGCCAAGGCGGGGGCCAACTTCCACATGGCCAGGATGAGCGGGAAGTTCCACGCCGTGATGGCGGCGCAGACGCCCACGGGTTCGCGCCACACCTGATTGTGACTCGGCGCCGGGAACGGCCGCACGGGCAGCGTTTCGACGTACGGGTACTCCAGGGCAAATTGCGCGGTCTGTTGCAGCAGATCGACGATCTGCAAAATGTCCGAGGCCGCGACCCGGCGGATGGTGGCGCCGGACGAGATGACCTCCAGGTAGGCCAGCTCCGCCGCGTGCTCGGCGATCCGCTGGGCGAACCGGTTCAACACCTGCGCACGTTCCGCCGGTGTGGCGCGAGACCACACACCGCTTTCGAACGCCCGGCGCGCAGATGTCACCGCTTTCTCCACGTCCGTGAGGCCGCCCTTCGCCACGACTGCGGCCGGCGTTGCCGTGGCCGGGTTGATCACGGTGTACGACTCGCCGCTGTCCGCGGCGGTCCACCGTCCGTCCACGAACAGACCGAACTCCGGAATCGAATGTGCGACTGCCATACAATCCCCTCCCAAGGACCAGAATCCGAACCCAGGAGCATTCCTGTTACGAAACTACGGAAGATTCACATGTACCTACTCATATCATAGCAGATTTTTGAATCGGTACCAACCGGTTGGTCGGAATGGCAGCGTGATCGAAACGAGATTTCACAGAGGCTTTCCGTTTCTACCTCCGGCTCAAGCGTGCTTGCCTGCGGGAGTAAAATAGGGGATGGCCTTCATCATGGCAGCGCATGCAGATTCGCGCGTGACGGGGAGCGGGCCGAGAAGGGGTGGAGCGTGAATGAATCGGATCTGGGCGGCGGACATCTCCATCACGCGGGAGCAGGCGCGCGTTGTCATCGAACGGCAGTTCCCGGAACTGGCCCCGGCGGACGTTCGCTGGTGGAACGAGGGATGGGACAACACCTTGTTCGAGGTCAACGAAAGATACGTGTTTCGGTTTCCCAGGCGTGCGGTGGCCGTGGACCTCCTCCGGAGGGAACTGGGCATCCTGCCGCATCTGGCGGAGCGATTGCCGGCCGCGATACCGAATCCGCGCTTTCTCGGCACGCCCGGCGATGGATTTCCATTTGCGTTTTTCGGATACGACAAGCTGCCCGGACGGCCTCCCCATGAGGCTCGTCCGACGGAGGAGCAGCGGGCGGCCAGTGCCGGTCGGTGGGCTCGCTTTCTCCGCGCGCTCCACCAGGTTCCGGTTTCGGATGCGATCCGCTGGGGCATCGCGGACTCGGACGCCATCGGCCGCCTGGACGTCGCCCGGCGGGCACCGCAGTTGGCGGCGCGGGCACAGACCCTGCATGAGAAGGGCGTCCTGACGGATGTTGCCCCGGTGCTCGAGATGGCGGCGTCCGCAGCCAGCTGGGGGGATGCTGCTGGCACCGGCCCCATGGCGGTGGTGCACGGGGACCTGAATTTCCGCAACTTCCTCGTGGATGAAACAGGGGCGTTGTGCGGCGTGATCGACTGGGGAGACGCGCACATCGGCCACCCGGCCATCGACCTGACCGTGGTGTACAGTTTCCTGCCGCCCCAGGCGCGAGAGGCGTTCTGGCGGGTCTATGGACCGGTGCCGGACATGGTGTGCCGTCTTGCGCGGTTCCGGGCGCTGTACGCGTCCGTGCTCATCCTCGAGTACGCCGTCGACATCGGCGACGAGCGGCAGGCGGAAGAGGCCATGCGGGGCATCGCGTGGAGCCTGGCGGAGTGAAGGGCAGCCAGGATCCACGGCCCCCAGGTCACCGTGGCATTCCAAGGCGACGAGAGGGGTGATGAACTGTGGCAGTGCACCTGAAGGATCTCTTGGCGGTGGAGGACTGGCGTGTGGTGCGGACCGAGGGCGTCATGTGCCCGGATGTGTCCGTCGAACAACTGGAATTCTGTCTCGATGTGCCACACGAGTGGAAACCGTCTGTACTGTACTTCTTCCCATGGAAGAAATCCCTCTATGATCCCGCATTGGAAAGCTTGGTCAGAAGGGCGTCACGGGATGGAGCGGCCGGAGTCGCCCTTGTCGTTTCCAAGTCTGAGACGGAACCCGGGCTGCGAGCGCCCTCCCATCTAGTGGCCGTATGTCAGCGCCTCGGCACAAACCTGCTGATCTGCCCCGTGGAGGAGCTGTCGCGCGTATGGACGTCAGGGTTGCAGCGGTATGCGAGCGACGAGATGGACGCGCTGAAACGGCTGCGAGACGATATGCGGGCGGTTGCCGAATTAGCTTCAGAATGTGCGTCGGTCAACGAGTTTTTGGAGCAGGTCGGCAATCGCATGGGCCTGCGGTTGGAATGGAAGGTGCAGCCCGTTTCTGATGCAGCGTCGCACCGGGTCACCGTCGCCCGGAACACGGCAGGATATCTGGTTGAGCGGGGGATTGCCGAACGGGTCACCGATCAGGTGTTGCGGTGGATAGGCCACTTGGCTGCGGCCATACACTATGCGGACGTCGCCAGGGTGCAGGTGAAGACCCACTACCAGGCGGACCTCCTGCAGGTATTGTTGGACGACCGGGCGGATGTGGAGGTTCGTCTGAGGGTGGCCCACCAGGCGCGCCTGGATGCGACCGCGATGACGCAGGCCGTGGTCTTTCTGCAGCGTTTCGATCATTCGTTGGAGAGCCCCTTGCGATTGCACGACCGGTTGGTGGAAGCGGAACAGCGGTGCCGAATCCTGGGGATCCCCAACTTGGCCGGGTATTATCAAGGTCACCCCGTGGTTCTGGTCCAACACCGGACCCATCGCCAAGCGGGGGCAGACTGTACACGGGCGGCGGGCCTTCGCACGCTGGTCGAGCAGTGGGCGGCACCCGACATCATCATTGGCCTCAGCAGTGAACGGCCGTTGCAGGAAGGGGGACGCTTGTTCCAAGAGGCTTTGGAGGCGGCCGTGGTGGGGCGGGCGCTGGACAGGCCGGATTCCGTCATGCAGTACGCCCACATCAGCGGTGACCGCCTCTTTTATGCACTCCTGACCTCTCCGTTTGCCATGTCGTTGGCACAACAACTCTTGCAACCGATCATCGAGAGTGACCGCGTCCATCACACGGAGTTCTTCCGAACGTTGTCCGCGTTTTTTCAATGCAACCGCAAACTGGTGGAAACGGCGCGAGCCCTGAACTTGCACCGCAATTCCCTGCGCTATCGCCTGGATCAGATCGAGCGGCTTCTCGGGTTCAGGTTGGACGATTCGGAGAGGACCTGGCTGGTTCATCTCGCGATTCTGACTTTCCGAACCCACGGGTTTCCGCTTGACCCCAACCCTCGGCGGTCTGGTTGAATCGACAGGCTCTCTGCGCCGAGCTCGGGCGCACCTGTTGCGCCGGCTTTGTGCGATCCGCACAATACTTCTCTCATTTTTGGGCATGTTGTCAATTGGGTTTCTTAACGGACCGCATAAAAATAATAGGAGAATGCAATATGATGCAATGCTTGCGCTCTGCCGACATGTGGGCACTGGCGCTCGGCGCCGCATTCCTCGGATGCGGGGGAGGTGGATCACCGAGGCTCGGGATGTACTTGGCTCGACATGCCCTGGACACCTGCGGGCCGGTGCGCCTGCTGGATTACGAAGAATTGTCCGGTCCAGCGGTGGTGGTCGGAATGATTGGTGCGCCAAACATCGATGAGGAGAAGCTCCCCTCGGGCGATGAGCTGTTGCGTGCTGTGGACTGCCTCGCGCCCTACGTGGACGGGGACTGCAGGGCCGTCGGAGCGCTCGAAATCGGGGGTTCCAACGGCATGTTTGCAGTGGTGGCGGCGGCCCGGATGCGGCTGCCTCTGCTGGACGCGGACACCATGGGACGAGCCTTCCCGCTGTTGTCGATGTCTTCGTGGTTTCTGCCAGAACATTCGGGACGCCAGTTCGTGGCATTCGCCGACGCGGTCGGACACACGTTGGTCATCCCCGGCGAGGACGGGGAGTACGTGGACAAGATCGCGGAGTTGATGACACGCCACTTTGGCGGGGTGGCGGCTGTCGCCATCGGTCCTCTGCTGCCAAGGGTGCATGGCCAGCGGTTGAACCTTGGGTCTTTCACCACGGCCCATCGAATTGGCGTGGCGCTGGAACACTCTAGCGACATCTATTCTCTGTATGAATCACTGCAAGAGTGGACGGCGTGTGAGCTGTTTGTGGGCAAGGTTTCTGAGTGTGTAAAACAGTTCCAGGGCCACTATCCGTACGGCATGTGCACCCTGGAGACTACGTATCCAAACTGGTCGCACATCCGGTTGGACTTTCAAAACGAGTTTCTCTTGCTCAGCCGGGACGGCCAATCGATCGCGACGGTACCCGACATCATCAGCGTGATCGACCTTTCGCAATTGCAGCCCATTACACCGTCCGAACTGGCGTACGGCATGGAGATCGCAGTCGTCACGATGCCTGCCCCGCGGATCTGGCAGGAGGACCGTCGCAGACGGCGCGTGGGGCCGGCGACGTTCGGCTACGAATGGCTCGATGGATATGATTGAGAAGTGAGGGACGAACGTGAGAAAAAACATTGCCACACTTGCGCTCGCTGGGATCGCCGCGCTGGTCGTCACCGCTTGTGGTGCGGCCCCGCAGTCGGGCCAAAATCAACAGGCTGCCAACCACACCGCGGTTTACGGGGCGACCAGCCAAGTAATGATTTTCTGGGATCCCTCGGACAGTTTTTCCAATGAAGTCGTCGCGATGAACAATATGTACGAAACCCTGCTCCGCTACGACCCCAGGGCGGACAAATTCATTCCGGTACTGGCGACGTCGTATGAGAAATCGAAGGACAACCTGACGTGGACGTTCCACTTGCGGAACAACGTGCACTTCCACGACGGGAAGTTGATGACATCCGCGGACGTGAAAAACTCGATTGAGAGAACCATCCACCGCGGAAAGGGAGCCGCGTACATCTGGGATGCCGTCAAGTCCATCGAGACACCTGACCCGCAAACGGTCAAGTTCGTGCTGAAATACCCCGCCCCCATCGATCTCATCGCCAGTTCGCCGTACGCCGCCTTCATTTTTGACACGGACGTGCTGAAGAAAAACGGTGACAACTGGTTTGCGAGCGGACACGAGGCTGGGACAGGCCCGTACATGCTGCAGAGTTGGTCGGCGGACAAGCCGTTGGTGCTGCAGAAATTTCCCGACTACTGGGGAGGGTGGAACGGGCCCCACTACGACAAGGTCGTGTTCGAGACGGTGAGTGATGCCAACACGAAAGCGCAAATGGTCAAGTCCGGCACCCTGACCTATGTGGACATGCTGCCGGTGCAACAGTTGGACGCCCTCGCCAACGACCACAACGTGCGGATCGTCCGCACCCCGTCGTTCCAAAATCTGATTGCCTTCTTCAACACGGAAAAGAAGCCGCTCAACGACCCGAAAGTGCGCGAGGCCTTGAGCGACGCGTTTCCGTACGACCAGGTGATCAAAGACGTCATGCAAAACCAGGCCCGCCAAAGCGTGGGTCCCATCCCGGACGGGCTGTGGGGGCACGACGGCAATTTGCCGGTGCATCACTACGATCTCGACACCGCCAAGAAGCTGCTGGCGGACGCCGGTATTCAGCCCGGCAAGCTGTCGCTCACGCTCACCTACACTGCGGGCGACGCCAATGAGGAACAGATCGCCTCGCTGTACAAGGCCAGTCTGCAGCAGATCGGGGTCAATCTGGAAGTGCGGTCGATGCCGTGGGACGCCCAGTGGAACTTGGCGAAAGCTTCGGATCCACAGCAGCGGCAGGACATCTTTTTGATGTACTGGTGGCCCGATTATTCCAACCCGTACAGCTTCTTGTACAATCTGTTCCACTCGGAGAAGACCGTGAACTTCAACCTGTCGTACTACAAGAATCCACAGTATGACAAGTTGATCGACGACGGCAACGTCAAGGCGGGCGTGGACCGGACTGCTGCGGAGCAGCTGTTCGCTCAGGCGCAGTCGATGCTGGTGAAGGACAACCCAGCCATTTGGATTTTTGATGAGGACTACGTGCGTGCCGTGAGCTCGTCCATGCAGGGATTCGTGGACAACCCGAGCTATCCGAACGTGGTGTTCTGGTACGACGTGCGTCCACAGTGAGCGCATGCGCACAGTGGATAGATCAAGGCGAATCCCCCGGAAGGGAGGGAGGCGTGCGTGCTTGCATACATCGGGCGTCGACTGCTGTTGAGCGTGGTGGTGATGTTTGGCCTGTCTGTCATCACCTTCTTTATCGCGAGAGTGGTTCCGGCTGACCCGGCGGCCCGATTCGCAGGTCCTCGGGCCACGCCGCAGGAGATCGCGCAGGCGCGCATCGAGTTGGGCCTGGACAAGCCCTTGTGGGTTCAGTACGCAAAGTACATGGCGGGCCTGGTGCACGGAGACCTCGGGGTGTCGATTGACACGCATCACGCCGTCAGCCAGGACGTTCTGAACGCCCTCCCGGCCAGCCTGGAACTGATGGTGTGCAGTCTGGTGATCGCCCTCGCGCTCGGGATTCCCATCGGCGTGTGGGGCGCCATGCGCCCCGGCGGACTCGCCGACGGATTGGGACGCCTGTTCGCGGTGGCGGGGGTCTCGTTCCCGAGCTTCTGGCTGGGATTTCTCCTGCAACTCCTGTTCGTCGGCGTCCTTCACCTGTTGCCGGTGGCGGGACGGGTGTCCGATCTCACGCAGGCGCTCAATCCCATTCAGTCGATCACGGGATTTTACCTGGTCGACAGCGCCCTGCAAGGAAACTGGAGTGCCTTTTCAGATGCTGCGGCGCATCTGATCCTGCCGGCGCTGACCCTGGCGGCGTACCCGTTTGGCTTGGTGGTGCGGATGGTCCGCGCCGTCATGCTGGATGTGCTCTCCCAGGACCACGTGCGCGTGCTGCGCTCGCTGGGCATGCCGTC includes the following:
- a CDS encoding PucR family transcriptional regulator gives rise to the protein MAVHLKDLLAVEDWRVVRTEGVMCPDVSVEQLEFCLDVPHEWKPSVLYFFPWKKSLYDPALESLVRRASRDGAAGVALVVSKSETEPGLRAPSHLVAVCQRLGTNLLICPVEELSRVWTSGLQRYASDEMDALKRLRDDMRAVAELASECASVNEFLEQVGNRMGLRLEWKVQPVSDAASHRVTVARNTAGYLVERGIAERVTDQVLRWIGHLAAAIHYADVARVQVKTHYQADLLQVLLDDRADVEVRLRVAHQARLDATAMTQAVVFLQRFDHSLESPLRLHDRLVEAEQRCRILGIPNLAGYYQGHPVVLVQHRTHRQAGADCTRAAGLRTLVEQWAAPDIIIGLSSERPLQEGGRLFQEALEAAVVGRALDRPDSVMQYAHISGDRLFYALLTSPFAMSLAQQLLQPIIESDRVHHTEFFRTLSAFFQCNRKLVETARALNLHRNSLRYRLDQIERLLGFRLDDSERTWLVHLAILTFRTHGFPLDPNPRRSG
- a CDS encoding ABC transporter permease: MLAYIGRRLLLSVVVMFGLSVITFFIARVVPADPAARFAGPRATPQEIAQARIELGLDKPLWVQYAKYMAGLVHGDLGVSIDTHHAVSQDVLNALPASLELMVCSLVIALALGIPIGVWGAMRPGGLADGLGRLFAVAGVSFPSFWLGFLLQLLFVGVLHLLPVAGRVSDLTQALNPIQSITGFYLVDSALQGNWSAFSDAAAHLILPALTLAAYPFGLVVRMVRAVMLDVLSQDHVRVLRSLGMPSRTIAFRYALINAMPATLTVIALSMAYALTGTFLIESVFSWPGLGNYTANALVTNDYPAIMGITLLTGMAYVFLNLVVDVCISLLDPRVRWTG
- a CDS encoding aldehyde dehydrogenase family protein translates to MAVAHSIPEFGLFVDGRWTAADSGESYTVINPATATPAAVVAKGGLTDVEKAVTSARRAFESGVWSRATPAERAQVLNRFAQRIAEHAAELAYLEVISSGATIRRVAASDILQIVDLLQQTAQFALEYPYVETLPVRPFPAPSHNQVWREPVGVCAAITAWNFPLILAMWKLAPALAMGNSVVMKPASNTPLSTLKLAELAVEAGLPPGVFNVIAGPGATVGEALVQHPEVDKVAFTGSTEVGRRIMQLAAQSVKRVTLELGGKSPAIVLPDADLELAVPGLLFGVFLHSGQICECGTRAFVHRSIYGEVLERLAGLTSRIRLGNPLDEATGMGPVASEAQLKTVLAYIEAGKRDGARLVCGGRRATGGALDAGYFVEPTIFADVDNRMTIAQEEIFGPVLSVIPYDDVADAVRLANDTIYGLAAGVWTRDLNRAYRIARDLKAGTVWINDWHMFRSDAPFGGYKQSGFGREIGRYALDEYTQLKHVHASLVHEPGNRPWYGILLS
- a CDS encoding DUF917 domain-containing protein; this encodes MMQCLRSADMWALALGAAFLGCGGGGSPRLGMYLARHALDTCGPVRLLDYEELSGPAVVVGMIGAPNIDEEKLPSGDELLRAVDCLAPYVDGDCRAVGALEIGGSNGMFAVVAAARMRLPLLDADTMGRAFPLLSMSSWFLPEHSGRQFVAFADAVGHTLVIPGEDGEYVDKIAELMTRHFGGVAAVAIGPLLPRVHGQRLNLGSFTTAHRIGVALEHSSDIYSLYESLQEWTACELFVGKVSECVKQFQGHYPYGMCTLETTYPNWSHIRLDFQNEFLLLSRDGQSIATVPDIISVIDLSQLQPITPSELAYGMEIAVVTMPAPRIWQEDRRRRRVGPATFGYEWLDGYD
- a CDS encoding ABC transporter substrate-binding protein, translated to MRKNIATLALAGIAALVVTACGAAPQSGQNQQAANHTAVYGATSQVMIFWDPSDSFSNEVVAMNNMYETLLRYDPRADKFIPVLATSYEKSKDNLTWTFHLRNNVHFHDGKLMTSADVKNSIERTIHRGKGAAYIWDAVKSIETPDPQTVKFVLKYPAPIDLIASSPYAAFIFDTDVLKKNGDNWFASGHEAGTGPYMLQSWSADKPLVLQKFPDYWGGWNGPHYDKVVFETVSDANTKAQMVKSGTLTYVDMLPVQQLDALANDHNVRIVRTPSFQNLIAFFNTEKKPLNDPKVREALSDAFPYDQVIKDVMQNQARQSVGPIPDGLWGHDGNLPVHHYDLDTAKKLLADAGIQPGKLSLTLTYTAGDANEEQIASLYKASLQQIGVNLEVRSMPWDAQWNLAKASDPQQRQDIFLMYWWPDYSNPYSFLYNLFHSEKTVNFNLSYYKNPQYDKLIDDGNVKAGVDRTAAEQLFAQAQSMLVKDNPAIWIFDEDYVRAVSSSMQGFVDNPSYPNVVFWYDVRPQ
- a CDS encoding phosphotransferase, whose amino-acid sequence is MNRIWAADISITREQARVVIERQFPELAPADVRWWNEGWDNTLFEVNERYVFRFPRRAVAVDLLRRELGILPHLAERLPAAIPNPRFLGTPGDGFPFAFFGYDKLPGRPPHEARPTEEQRAASAGRWARFLRALHQVPVSDAIRWGIADSDAIGRLDVARRAPQLAARAQTLHEKGVLTDVAPVLEMAASAASWGDAAGTGPMAVVHGDLNFRNFLVDETGALCGVIDWGDAHIGHPAIDLTVVYSFLPPQAREAFWRVYGPVPDMVCRLARFRALYASVLILEYAVDIGDERQAEEAMRGIAWSLAE